A genome region from Methanococcoides burtonii DSM 6242 includes the following:
- a CDS encoding glycosyltransferase family 4 protein, with the protein MKLVYYYPMSKGAPSNVARNVFEALIAKKDKLPFDEIILYTNNKNKVILGKKYSDIKIFTGKDILKIKNSIVHIPTTPLVFPNSKFLLHVFAKIKKNKLILNYHGDICKELVLRYKYDHKLELSKIPTCILLPILLFSSNKNIVNSYSLANIFKHRYGLGNIEVVPNAIDNCWFLKRHEFIKKSDNSIKIFYHGRLSPEKGVDLLIKGLKLFLSTKSGSTKIYLYIAGDGPQMQYLKALSIQLDIVDNVIFLGNLNQKMIIKYLQKVDAAIYPSILDTFALAILEAFACAECPVYFSKKAGIYDFIIDDGYVLGAFEPNVENISNIVSSIFEKSNKNDNIIEHQKKFAEKYNWTSVIDYYISIYREMYHAN; encoded by the coding sequence ATGAAGCTTGTTTATTACTACCCTATGTCAAAAGGTGCCCCTTCTAATGTTGCAAGAAACGTCTTTGAAGCGTTAATTGCCAAAAAAGATAAATTACCTTTTGATGAAATTATCCTTTATACGAATAATAAAAATAAAGTCATATTGGGTAAAAAATATAGTGATATAAAAATCTTTACTGGTAAAGATATTCTTAAAATAAAAAACAGTATTGTTCATATCCCGACAACTCCTTTAGTTTTTCCAAACAGTAAATTTTTACTTCATGTCTTTGCAAAAATTAAGAAAAATAAATTAATTTTGAATTATCATGGGGATATTTGTAAAGAACTTGTTTTGAGATACAAATATGATCATAAATTAGAGCTTTCTAAAATACCGACTTGTATTTTACTACCTATTTTATTATTTAGTTCAAACAAAAATATTGTAAACTCATATTCACTTGCAAATATATTTAAACATAGATATGGGCTTGGTAATATAGAGGTTGTACCAAATGCTATAGATAATTGTTGGTTTTTGAAAAGACATGAATTTATTAAAAAAAGTGATAATTCGATCAAAATATTTTACCATGGACGTTTATCTCCGGAAAAAGGAGTTGATTTGCTAATTAAGGGATTAAAGTTATTTTTATCTACAAAGTCGGGTTCAACTAAAATTTACCTTTATATAGCAGGAGACGGTCCACAGATGCAATATTTAAAAGCATTGTCAATACAATTAGATATAGTTGACAATGTGATTTTTCTGGGGAATCTCAACCAAAAAATGATTATAAAATACTTACAAAAGGTTGATGCTGCCATTTATCCATCGATTTTGGATACTTTTGCTCTAGCTATTTTAGAAGCTTTTGCTTGTGCAGAATGTCCTGTATATTTTTCAAAAAAAGCTGGTATTTATGATTTTATTATTGATGATGGATATGTACTTGGTGCATTTGAACCGAATGTCGAAAATATATCAAACATAGTTAGTTCTATTTTCGAAAAGTCAAATAAAAACGATAATATAATTGAGCATCAGAAAAAGTTTGCTGAAAAATATAATTGGACATCTGTCATAGATTATTATATCTCGATTTATCGAGAAATGTATCATGCTAATTAA
- a CDS encoding putative Ig domain-containing protein produces the protein MSINLTDIYDALYPTYGDQLISNAGNGIWYLNKTLLVDRSTVYITSPEVTELRVSGSTGVHLHGTSTGSDGKGYIIENVTIVGWLKDFNMPDNTVSKKSINIDKGHVSNSVFKNVSTLKLYNVYDTDINNIEMESTSGSLEIADGNNSTVHEIALYNTSGFYTYDLENFIFHNITVKDVHSIGTIRFTRTSHSLFYDFVIERIGSYLKPGSGGGLYWYDSSYNTGSDFYINDTGWSSFAPGNNYGNWSDLTILNSGHNGIDLHNIKNTIINNVHVYDSVSNNILLTAGLSDSPSTENITITNVYSKNSGIVSQQNVSDIYLANIYQEGDRDGMGISVQNFTLINATFASLNSDAQVSIYDSFGFENTNCNLIDTSFYHLNVVADRRINLINSEYQTTYHKNHVTHYYSDLFVTYSNDIPAAGATIAVENTVDSSHSSLNGFGNDKSMFLTTSNGHTELPNENRSESPAMPEYYKSSAGTQTFSHTATITTQDGQTLTLPNITPDSSWYRPDPNTPTYSITAIMPDESAGPHLTGFAPSESNPFNIGNTKKFQVWSDEDMTSMKWIVDGETKQSTSLEYAWTVPDENGHTIIFEGTNANGIITKTWDINGGSGSVLPAITGAFPGTSSRSQELGSSTDFSVTADQSMTSMVWYKNDAVIADGVMSTTVDWNEPGTYNIRFTASNDNGEVSRSWEVVSNEGAPILSDDLSVNNAPVITTFGPANNTVFQEGNVINIGVIASDADGDELTYLLKVDGATVSTTSGYVWTTDSSNIGAHTIGVVVSDGVEQVTDQHTIIVQNIVDVGVTPVVMSSSAQIVSPGQPFSIGISIDPSEPVSGAQLDLLFDEQLVSAEGTIEGDLFNLNGASTLFNSGTIGDSGVITDIYCSIIGAAPVSSKGTMATIAFTAGNTAGVAEFSLSDVVISNARSEGTPYTVTDTMVVIDTAPVLNSIGDKTVDEENALTFVTSASDADGDSLTYSATGLPVGASFDTASGAFSWTPSEGQEGTYAIAFEVSDSYLTDSETISIAVKSHPRWDINRDCAVNILDITLVSQKIGTDGAGTDQDVNQDGVVNIQDLTLVAQHFGETVE, from the coding sequence GTGTCTATTAATTTAACAGATATTTATGATGCTTTGTATCCAACATATGGTGATCAGCTTATTTCAAATGCTGGAAATGGGATTTGGTACTTAAATAAGACACTACTTGTTGATAGGTCTACGGTCTATATTACTTCTCCAGAAGTGACTGAATTAAGGGTAAGTGGGTCTACAGGAGTACATTTGCATGGAACTTCTACTGGTAGTGATGGTAAAGGGTATATTATTGAAAATGTTACTATTGTTGGTTGGCTAAAAGATTTTAATATGCCTGACAACACGGTTTCAAAAAAATCGATTAATATTGACAAAGGTCATGTTTCAAATTCGGTTTTTAAGAATGTGTCTACACTAAAACTTTACAATGTATATGATACTGATATAAATAATATTGAAATGGAATCTACTTCGGGTTCACTTGAAATCGCAGACGGTAACAATAGTACAGTTCATGAGATTGCACTTTATAATACTTCGGGATTTTACACTTATGATCTTGAAAATTTTATTTTTCATAATATTACAGTAAAGGACGTGCACTCTATTGGAACCATTAGGTTCACAAGAACAAGCCACAGCTTATTCTATGATTTTGTAATCGAAAGAATAGGCAGTTATTTGAAGCCTGGCTCAGGTGGGGGATTATATTGGTATGACTCGTCCTACAACACTGGATCTGATTTTTATATAAATGATACTGGGTGGAGTAGTTTTGCACCAGGAAACAATTATGGTAATTGGTCGGATTTAACTATACTTAATTCTGGACACAATGGTATCGATTTGCACAACATCAAAAATACGATAATAAATAATGTACATGTTTATGATAGTGTTAGTAATAATATCCTATTAACCGCGGGTCTTTCAGATAGTCCTTCAACTGAAAATATCACAATTACAAATGTTTATTCAAAAAATTCGGGTATTGTCTCTCAGCAAAATGTTTCGGATATTTATTTAGCTAATATATATCAGGAAGGTGATAGAGATGGTATGGGAATCTCTGTTCAAAATTTTACACTAATTAATGCAACTTTTGCATCTCTTAATAGTGATGCTCAAGTAAGTATTTATGATTCATTTGGATTTGAAAATACAAATTGTAATTTAATTGATACATCATTTTATCACTTAAATGTAGTTGCGGATAGAAGGATTAATTTGATAAATTCTGAATATCAAACCACCTATCATAAAAATCATGTTACACATTACTATTCTGATTTATTTGTTACATATTCAAATGATATTCCAGCAGCAGGTGCAACTATTGCAGTTGAAAATACAGTAGATTCGTCACATTCGAGTTTGAATGGTTTTGGTAATGACAAGTCCATGTTTTTAACTACATCGAATGGTCATACTGAATTACCAAATGAGAATCGTAGTGAATCTCCTGCTATGCCTGAATATTATAAAAGTTCGGCTGGAACTCAGACTTTCTCCCACACAGCTACCATCACTACTCAAGATGGGCAAACTCTCACCCTTCCAAATATCACTCCAGATTCATCATGGTATCGTCCAGATCCAAACACGCCAACCTATTCCATAACGGCAATAATGCCAGATGAATCTGCAGGACCCCACCTCACAGGGTTTGCACCAAGTGAAAGTAATCCTTTCAACATTGGTAACACTAAAAAATTCCAGGTATGGTCTGATGAGGATATGACATCAATGAAATGGATCGTTGATGGTGAAACAAAGCAATCAACTTCTCTTGAATATGCATGGACAGTACCGGATGAGAATGGACACACTATCATATTTGAAGGTACCAATGCGAATGGCATAATAACTAAAACGTGGGACATCAATGGCGGCTCAGGAAGTGTGTTGCCAGCCATTACCGGCGCATTTCCGGGAACTTCTTCACGATCTCAGGAGCTTGGCAGTTCCACTGATTTCAGTGTAACTGCTGATCAATCCATGACCTCTATGGTCTGGTACAAGAATGATGCTGTCATTGCAGATGGTGTTATGAGTACTACAGTTGATTGGAATGAACCGGGCACTTATAATATCAGGTTTACTGCTTCAAATGATAATGGAGAGGTCTCTAGATCATGGGAAGTGGTTTCTAATGAAGGTGCTCCTATCCTAAGTGATGATCTCTCAGTAAATAACGCACCTGTCATTACTACATTCGGACCTGCTAACAATACGGTCTTCCAGGAAGGAAACGTTATAAATATTGGTGTAATCGCTTCTGATGCAGATGGAGATGAACTCACTTATCTTCTGAAGGTCGATGGTGCTACTGTCAGTACAACCTCTGGTTATGTGTGGACTACTGATAGTTCGAACATAGGTGCTCATACAATTGGAGTTGTTGTGAGTGATGGTGTTGAACAGGTTACAGACCAACATACTATCATTGTACAGAATATTGTTGATGTTGGAGTTACTCCAGTAGTTATGTCCTCTTCAGCTCAGATCGTTTCTCCGGGACAACCTTTCAGCATCGGGATCTCTATTGACCCATCTGAACCTGTCTCAGGTGCTCAATTAGACCTCCTCTTTGATGAACAACTGGTATCTGCAGAAGGTACAATAGAAGGTGACCTGTTTAATCTGAATGGTGCATCTACTCTGTTCAATAGTGGTACGATAGGCGACAGTGGAGTAATTACAGATATCTACTGCTCTATCATAGGTGCAGCCCCTGTATCATCAAAAGGAACTATGGCAACAATTGCTTTTACTGCAGGCAATACTGCCGGAGTTGCAGAATTTAGCTTGTCAGATGTAGTGATCAGTAATGCAAGATCAGAAGGAACTCCTTATACTGTCACTGATACAATGGTCGTTATCGATACTGCACCTGTCTTGAATTCTATCGGTGATAAGACCGTGGATGAGGAAAACGCACTGACCTTTGTGACCAGTGCCTCGGACGCAGACGGTGATAGCCTTACATACTCAGCTACAGGTCTGCCTGTTGGTGCAAGCTTTGATACTGCATCAGGTGCATTCAGCTGGACACCTTCAGAGGGTCAGGAAGGTACCTATGCCATTGCTTTTGAAGTGAGTGATAGCTACCTTACAGATTCAGAAACCATTAGTATCGCTGTAAAATCACATCCAAGGTGGGATATTAACAGGGATTGTGCAGTGAATATTCTGGATATTACTCTGGTGAGTCAGAAGATTGGAACTGATGGTGCAGGTACAGATCAGGACGTAAATCAGGATGGTGTAGTGAACATCCAGGATCTTACTCTGGTAGCCCAACACTTTGGCGAAACAGTAGAATGA
- a CDS encoding glycosyltransferase family 4 protein gives MTDELNKKGFKHVIIFRDRPIKCVEDTLLASNAEIKILKPTRSNIYIFMELYQILKEIRPNIVHFHFYPIYSSLNYLKFFFSIKIVYTDHMGSRELKTPFKKALRKLYYKTHSILFNCGIDKIVCVSNYIKLKYSKEYNIHSSKLLVIYNGVNLRKFQQNIDTTKLKEKLNIKDEFVVSTVGLRADKGVNCLIKAIPNIIKSMPNTKFILVGEGECRSYLERMVDNLKLNNYVVFTGNMVDISGIYQISSCVVVSSLVEEAFCFVAVEAMAAGTQVIAFDSGALREVLYDLDQLIPKNYTLLSQKIIKCLKTNNINNNVMMQYVGSNYSLDKCVYNYMQLYDEILKK, from the coding sequence ATGACTGATGAATTAAATAAAAAAGGATTTAAACATGTTATTATATTCAGAGATAGGCCTATAAAATGCGTAGAGGATACTCTTTTAGCATCTAATGCAGAAATAAAAATATTGAAGCCAACAAGATCAAATATTTATATTTTTATGGAATTATATCAAATTCTAAAAGAAATTCGCCCAAATATTGTACATTTTCATTTTTATCCAATTTATTCAAGTCTCAATTATTTGAAGTTTTTCTTCAGTATCAAAATTGTATATACTGATCATATGGGTAGTAGAGAACTAAAAACACCTTTTAAAAAAGCACTTCGAAAATTATATTATAAAACCCACTCTATTTTGTTCAATTGTGGTATTGATAAAATCGTTTGCGTTTCGAATTATATAAAATTGAAATATTCCAAAGAATATAATATACATTCTAGTAAATTACTTGTAATCTACAATGGGGTTAATTTAAGAAAGTTCCAACAAAATATAGATACAACAAAGTTAAAAGAAAAATTGAATATTAAAGATGAATTTGTGGTTTCAACTGTAGGTCTAAGGGCTGACAAAGGTGTGAACTGCTTAATTAAAGCTATACCAAATATCATAAAATCTATGCCGAATACTAAATTTATTTTGGTGGGTGAAGGTGAATGCCGAAGTTATTTAGAAAGAATGGTAGATAACCTCAAGCTAAATAATTACGTTGTGTTCACAGGTAATATGGTGGATATATCGGGTATATACCAAATATCTTCCTGTGTAGTAGTTTCATCGTTGGTTGAAGAAGCATTTTGTTTTGTTGCAGTAGAAGCAATGGCTGCAGGAACACAAGTAATAGCATTTGATTCGGGTGCACTTCGGGAAGTTCTTTATGATTTAGATCAATTGATTCCAAAAAATTATACTTTATTATCTCAGAAAATAATTAAATGTCTTAAAACGAATAATATTAATAATAATGTGATGATGCAATATGTCGGCAGTAATTATTCTCTTGATAAATGTGTTTATAATTACATGCAATTATATGATGAAATATTAAAAAAATAA
- a CDS encoding glycosyltransferase family 4 protein produces the protein MKPIKLVYVADWNPLTGGAFTVLDNLINTILKYKYPIEIHVVSFGNKNETKHQKGYTIHLVKNCIFPTSQYWYSPKLLEKKIVEINPDLIHLHFTYPPYSFICRLPIPTVVTTHGLVSLRIKGAHSKRSQLSPFFILGPYFEKKALKKVGKVIAVSTYMKNEVEKLIGPNQKTVYIPNGINYEEYTNPDVINDITHPSIFCAGRFIKMKGIDVLIKALPIIKLSIPDIHLYIAGDGDQYKYLQSLTFKLDLQKNITFLNFIAKSKMIQMFASTDLVVVPSRYESFGMVALEALSSGSPVVASSVGGIPEMLDNGRYGMLVKPNDPKELAQQIIYIFNNSNIRKKMSYAGKQRSQDYLWDDIAKRTIEVYLSLL, from the coding sequence ATGAAACCTATTAAATTAGTATATGTTGCAGATTGGAACCCCTTAACAGGTGGTGCTTTCACGGTTTTAGATAATTTAATTAATACTATTTTAAAATATAAGTATCCAATAGAAATTCATGTTGTTTCATTTGGAAATAAAAATGAAACTAAACATCAAAAGGGCTATACTATTCATTTAGTAAAAAATTGTATCTTTCCAACTTCTCAATATTGGTACTCTCCTAAGCTTTTAGAAAAAAAGATTGTTGAAATTAATCCTGATTTAATTCACTTGCATTTTACTTATCCCCCCTATTCATTTATATGCCGCTTGCCTATTCCTACTGTAGTCACTACTCATGGTTTAGTTTCTCTTCGAATTAAAGGAGCACATTCAAAAAGAAGTCAGTTGTCTCCTTTTTTCATTCTTGGACCTTATTTTGAAAAAAAAGCACTCAAAAAGGTGGGGAAAGTGATTGCAGTATCTACATATATGAAAAATGAAGTGGAAAAACTGATTGGTCCTAATCAAAAAACAGTTTACATACCAAATGGTATTAATTATGAAGAATATACCAATCCAGATGTTATTAACGATATTACTCATCCATCTATCTTTTGTGCTGGTCGATTTATTAAAATGAAAGGTATTGATGTTCTCATCAAAGCTTTACCTATTATTAAATTATCAATTCCTGATATACACTTATATATTGCTGGAGATGGTGATCAATATAAGTATCTTCAGTCATTAACTTTCAAATTAGATTTACAAAAAAATATTACATTTTTAAATTTCATCGCGAAATCTAAAATGATCCAGATGTTTGCTTCAACTGACTTGGTTGTTGTTCCTTCGAGATACGAAAGTTTTGGTATGGTCGCGTTAGAAGCCTTATCATCTGGTAGTCCAGTTGTAGCATCAAGTGTGGGTGGCATTCCTGAAATGTTAGATAATGGAAGATATGGGATGTTAGTGAAACCTAATGATCCAAAAGAATTAGCACAACAAATAATATATATTTTTAATAATTCAAATATAAGGAAAAAAATGAGTTATGCTGGAAAACAAAGATCACAAGATTATTTATGGGATGATATTGCAAAAAGAACAATTGAAGTGTACTTATCGCTTCTGTAA
- a CDS encoding flippase, which translates to MSTIENIVKNTSFLLVGRLSTKIISFFILLYIARYLGPDDFGKFSFVFAFVYFFAFIPDLGIHNILVREAAKEPANAGILIGNATAIKIVLSLIAIFLAFFTINLMDYPISTKNALYLASIGLLITNLSAFGIIYEIKLRMEYSALFSVTSRIIFLMLVLYGVLQNSTLLFFVFASISADFVHNILMVVFSKRFVNVQFNFDYKLIKQILHEALPIALASVFVMIYFRVDILMLSFLKNDVDVGLYSAAYRFTEAFIFVPSILMTSMFPLMSKYFKESFNLFVYSYVKSFKYLFASGLILAIIVSFLADVIILKVYGLEYSGSISALQILIWATSIMFINILLSFTYISSGNQGVMAKLTAFAAFFNIALNFIFIPSFSYNGAAISTMITELVVMVFGIYWINKNICHKSLFNEGVYPLIGVLIILLFYTMFKLYVNNFILCAVSILIYIGVLYGTGWIDSDDKNFVIKVINHLKTYL; encoded by the coding sequence ATGTCTACTATTGAAAATATTGTAAAGAATACTAGTTTTTTACTTGTAGGTAGGTTATCGACTAAAATTATTAGTTTTTTTATTTTGCTTTATATAGCGCGTTATCTAGGCCCAGACGATTTTGGAAAATTTTCGTTTGTTTTTGCATTTGTATACTTTTTTGCTTTCATCCCAGATTTAGGTATTCATAATATACTTGTTCGTGAAGCTGCAAAGGAACCGGCAAATGCTGGCATATTAATAGGAAATGCTACTGCAATAAAAATAGTACTTTCGTTAATCGCTATTTTTCTGGCATTTTTCACAATAAATTTAATGGATTATCCTATTTCTACAAAAAATGCGTTATACTTAGCTTCGATTGGATTACTAATTACCAATCTGAGTGCATTTGGAATTATATATGAAATTAAGCTCAGAATGGAGTACTCAGCACTTTTTAGTGTGACGAGTAGGATAATTTTCTTAATGCTGGTTCTTTATGGTGTCCTCCAGAACTCAACTTTACTTTTTTTTGTATTTGCCTCGATTTCAGCTGATTTTGTACATAACATATTAATGGTTGTGTTTTCAAAAAGGTTCGTCAATGTACAATTTAATTTTGATTACAAACTAATTAAACAGATTTTACATGAAGCATTACCGATAGCATTGGCTAGTGTTTTTGTTATGATTTATTTTAGAGTTGATATATTAATGTTATCTTTTTTAAAAAATGATGTTGATGTGGGACTTTACAGTGCTGCCTACCGTTTTACGGAAGCTTTCATATTTGTACCTTCTATATTGATGACTTCAATGTTTCCATTAATGTCGAAATATTTCAAAGAATCATTTAATCTATTTGTTTATTCATATGTCAAATCCTTTAAGTACCTCTTTGCTTCCGGTTTGATACTTGCAATCATAGTATCCTTCCTGGCTGATGTCATTATTTTAAAAGTGTATGGATTAGAATATAGTGGTTCGATATCTGCATTACAAATTTTGATATGGGCAACTTCGATTATGTTTATAAATATTCTTCTTAGCTTTACGTATATCTCAAGTGGAAACCAGGGTGTAATGGCAAAGTTGACAGCTTTTGCAGCGTTTTTCAATATAGCATTAAATTTCATATTCATTCCATCTTTCAGTTACAATGGAGCAGCAATTTCGACTATGATTACTGAACTTGTAGTAATGGTATTTGGAATATATTGGATCAACAAAAACATTTGCCATAAAAGTTTGTTTAATGAGGGTGTTTATCCCTTGATTGGTGTTCTTATAATACTGTTATTTTACACAATGTTCAAATTATATGTTAATAATTTTATTCTTTGTGCAGTATCAATATTAATCTATATTGGTGTACTTTATGGCACAGGATGGATTGATTCAGATGATAAAAACTTCGTAATAAAAGTGATCAACCACCTAAAAACTTATTTATAA